ttaggttaggccttgatattcccgtgctccattaccgcacttggctctatcttgtgcctgcctggttacgatcttaggggacgctggacttcattgtttggcggagtccagctgtgacttggacgctccgagttctgatattaaattctgtatatttgtacatttgtaaataCTGCGTTTCTGCTTTCTGCTTATTTCTCATGTTGCGggattttctcaccaaaagatttcaccaacgcatcattgtattgggctttaattagtccttctttgtcgtagtttgccgttaacgatccatgctcaccagatatgtccctatcgggggcaatttaggtctttgggtgcggCTTGATATTCCCGGGCTTTGGCACTAGGCTCTGTCTTGcttcactttgttttgatcatagggaacgctgggcttaattgcttggcgaggtcaagcggtgaattttacttcgggcatgatgtaacaactttgatggtctagtatagccacccgcgTTTTGCCTACTTGGTGAGACACGGGacgaaaagtatgactcgtaagattgcgtgaaaatcgggtggtgtcctttgtttttctttgtatatatgtttgttggcgcccggataacacgagccgggcggttctaatgtcatttggctcttagtaggtagtccgagcttaagtcttttgcagggtgtacgtgctaccacaccagccttggtggattggatctaacgtcggagtgattgaggcattcaggagccctaagcatgggtgcgattacgtgtcgcggttgttagtccaataaagttttggccatgatcctgtgtgactagctgtggtttcgttggaagagccgaaggagtcgaccttggaAGCCGTTCGGATGACAAACGGAGCCGGTGGCGCAaaaacctccaacttggtcgaggtatctgggggttgacattcccccgtagGTAAGagcttttgttcctttttccctactgttgttctccatgctatgagggcatagcatatttcaagttggggggagggacataaatcggatatttatgttttatgcgttttgtttaaatttttcgtttttggtagatcaatccttccgttattacaaGTTAGTGGAATGGATCAACTTAGCACGTGGTCAATAGTTCattaattggcaagagttcgtgtaaatatttttgttaaacttGTTCTGTCCAACTCGTATGCATGCTAAAGGGCGAGAAATTAAATGTTGAGTGTGTTGTGAGCAGGTTTGACCCATATCCCGTTGATGGTTCTCAGTATATTCTTAGTTAGGTTTTAATCTCATGTCATGCCTAAACGTATtcgttatctactttaaatcgcttcggaatctatggcatatgtaagaaatgatacaaggccATCTTCGCTTGAttaaaaccacaagagagtCTCATTGTCCTTTAAAAATAAAGCCTAGTCCGCGTCTCACTCTTATCCATAGGAAACCGGATGTTTGGGTGGATGGTTGGAAGTTGGTTTTAAGCTTTGCTGGGGCGGGCTTCAGGATTACAGGCTCCGGGTGTATCTTAAAAGTGGCTCTGGGCGTCGGCATTGGCTATCGGGTGGCAAAGTTGAACTTCTGGAGATAACacacccgtatcgatacagcacgtaaggcgtatcgatacgcgtttgttcgTGGGCAATCAGAAagacccgtatcgatacggattttggaccgtatcgatacgcgtgggTTAAAGTCGAAATCTGCAGTTATCAAGGTCGGCCTCTTCATCTTCCCAaactccattctctctcactAACCCTCCATAACCGCCCAAGCTCTTCGAAACCCAAccccaaaaacaccaaaatcaaccccaaaactcCATAATCTCTCCCCAAAACTCCAAGCTTTGAAGGAATTCCAAAGGTTTTCAAGGATTTCAAGTCAAATCCTACTCGTATTAAggtaaatcctctctctctctctctatgcgcATAATCTTCCATTGTTCCTCCTCTATATTAACTCCAAACCTTGATTACCCACTATATTGCCATGCATTGCTATTTTGAATCATCCTACCATGTTCTAAACCCCAACTTCCGAAATCACCCATGAACCCCTGTTTcctagatttttgaaattttgattggttttggGACTGGAATTGCATGGCGAAGTTACCATTTGTGTACTTAAGTTTAGAAGCAAACTCTGTGTAGTACAACTCAGAAGTGTTGTGGATTCTGTCTGGCCGCCTATTTTTGCTGAAATTTGCACGTTCCTGGCTGCAATCTGGGTTGTTTTCGGTAGTATTTTGTTTCAAGATTTGGGATATTGTTCTGTTTGGTAGGTTTTGCATGCAATGGTGAGAACAAAGACTGTGGTTTCCAAGGGCAAGGCTCCGGCTTCTTCTTCGCAACAAGCGGAGGAGATAGTGcaggaaatggaggaggaggaggaaatgatTGCAAACCCGCAAAAGCGAAGCCGGGCTAAGAGGAGGACGGCGGCTGAAATTCGTGCCGCAactcaaaagaaatgggaagaagggATTCGGAACCGGGGGTTCAAGAATGAGCGACATGTTGACGTCGACAACCTTGGTATCGAGAATCCGTTTGTTCGTCGCATCCGCGACCAAGGTTTGTCTTACTACCTGGCCCCTAACCCTAGTTACAACAAAGAGCTTGTCGtagaattttacaaaaacatgaaaattccgCCTGAGGAGGATGAGAAGAAGGATGATGCCAAGGTAACATCAAAAATTGGGAAGATTACTATCGAGGTGACTTCAGGGTTTATTGCACGGGTTTTGAATTACCGCCAACCACCCGCGGATGATGTGAATTATCCCGATGAGGAGTATGTGGCGGATGAGACCGTTGTTCAGGAATTGTACAAAAATCCTAGGGAGGCAAGTCTCCCTCATGTGCCGGGAAGGTTTAAGGAGGTATATCGGCTTGTCAATCAGCTAGTGCATCACAATTTCAATCCGAGGGGTACGGAGAACAAGCCGGATAGCTACGAAGGGGGGATGATTCACGCGTTCATGAATCCGAATGTGGTGTGTGACTGGGCAAAGGTTATATTTCAGGAGATGATTGATTTCAAAGCCAAGGCCCCAACCAACTCTAGATTGCCTTTTTCGTGTTTGGTGACCGTTATGTGTTTGGCTCAGAAGGTTCCCGCTTCCAAGTTTCCGGAGCGTGAAAAGCTCAATCCGGGGGATATTAACAGTTCCATACTCACCCGGAGTATCTCTCAGTCCCGacctactgctgctgctgccccaCGTGGGGAGTACTTGACCACTTTGCCACCAAAGGGTGCAAAGTCGGCTGCTTGGAACAAATTGCTGTTTTGCCAAGGGGTGGCCACTATGGGATGCTTGAAGAAACTGAAAAAGGAGACCCGAGCCAATGCAAGGAGGCAGCGGAAGATTGATCATAAGTTAGACTGGGTTCTGAGCCAAGGAGTGGGGCAAGCCAGTGAGCAATATGTGCCACCGCCCGAGGAGCCTGATGAGGACAACGATGATTTTGCTGGGGATGAGCCAGTGTTTGTGGATGACGAGTAGAGTCGGTGGAGTAGTTGGAAATCCCTcaacttggtcggggtgcttggtggttgacagcccacctcttatcttttatttcgttgtttttagtttagtttggtttaGTTTAACTCTGACTTAATAGTTTAGTAAGTTTTTGTTGAGGCCGGCATGTGGCCTATGACTTGGTAGTTGGAGTTGGAggcggccaagggtagttgaaccAAGCTAGTATATGGCCGCTATCCtattttgctaaccgttctttgatttaaaaccaaggtcaatatatGCTATGAAGCCCTTAGTAGATCTTTAATATGCCTTGATTCCATTTCGATTTATTGCCTGATAGCTAGTATTTTTAGTTTGTGGCATGCTTTCTTTCGGCaattcagttttcaatcgtttaGTCGTAAGTTCTGTTTAATGGTGCTCTCCACTTATAAGGCATGGTATTTTTGTTCCCCGTGCCTAATTCGAGCACTTTTCTTGTGGGATATGGTTGCATTGGTTGGAATTGGTTAAGTTATAGCTTCATATccgtcttttgtcttttggcgctcgttttggatacttgattataacttGCTCAATAGTTAGTTGATCGCTCAATTGTTGGCTGCGagttgttttggaataattaagTTATTTTAACTCTTGCCAATTAGTTGCAGTTTGAGTAGGTGCTAAGTAGCTCTGTCGGAAGGATGGTCAGGCGTTCTTTATTTcctttagtttctatttttgttgctaggggctagcaacgctcaagttggggggtgtgatacgcacctaagattgcttgatcgtggtgcttaagtccgttagttagaagtgcttttagcttttattgtcgtttttagccgatattgctcgtaaggtagtttgtttagtgtttcaggcaaaacgcccttaaaaggcgtattttgagtcCAAAGCaaacccccaagttaattcaagactcattgctcggtggaacttgtgccaaagtgaccaaagaacgaaggcgaggagcatcgggcaagccaacggtcgtcgggtgtcaagttttggaggctggcctgaagatcagagataagctccccgtatcgatacggattttggaccgtatcgatacgcgtttgttaccTTTCTAAGcagagagtcccgtatcgatacggacataatctgtatcgatacgggattgttacgggagattggccttttcagcttaacgatgtggtatcgatactttgcttattctgtatcgatacggagagcttccgaccagatattttgctactttttagactttccatttatggaatacttgctacttatagtatgtttttagatatttgaggagagagaaacccattgtgtataaataggggtctcctctctcccctttgtatCTAGTTAATAATTAGCTTTAagttttcctccattaatgttcttgaAGCTTTTCATAGTGTAatctcttagaactcaagtaagtaattctcgtttgttaatttctcgtttattaaagttgttcctacggactagatcttttataatatcaagtttgttttcgttttcatcggttaaaagtcatgtctcgtttttatgctttctttcatgctttagctatgtgtgagtagttgataggccaagtctcggggtaatctttcccgagtacttaggtggttatttggttctcaaaccttcgggcttaaaatcttggttttcggaatttcatgaACCTaacctttttggtctaagcgaggcgtgttaactccttggtatgaagtttagtcaagcggtcttggcaagcgacataccgagggctcgtggccccctacgtgttagatacttTAGCAAAAACAGGTTGAtgtaattccggttaatcacatcttttgataaacgtagtcattaaagctaaatcttccgggcgtgagcacgcggtcgtggctctcgcctgagttatattgagaaccggtaacatcctttgtcaagggttagacgatccctagacttgcctcattttagtttattaagcgttatcctagtcttttgccttggcaattttcatcgtttcaaagcaaaatcaagttggccgtcttaaacgccacaatccaccatataaaaccaacaatccgattaagctacattcgaattctctgtgggtacgatcccggacttccggatattatgctaccaacgacctagccctatgcttggggttttcaaccttatatttgaaggcgaggtttgaaggcgaagcactACCCCCAATCCCTGACAGTTCCAAGCTAATAGCTTCATTGGGCTGATTGGGGCCAATTCCGGCTGGCTTCCTCCACCATTTGATCTGTGTTTGATTCTCACTTTTTCGCCGCTTAAGTGTGAACTAAAAATTAATGGCGTGTGCGGTATGAGCTCGGgcatgccaagacttgtcggTGTCCAACATGAAGGACTGAATGCTCTTTTTTATGACTTCGTGACTAAGAGCGATTGTgtgtgacccaaagggtgaAGTCACAaagaggttcgtggtttgccacaaTGAAGTCGACTTAGATTTCCCAACCGCGTGAAAAAGAAAGGACAACGTAAAATATAGAACAAACTTTATTAGATCAGAATAATAAAGTTGGAGTacaacaaaaagataaaaaatctAATTTACTTGATGAAGTAAACGGATTGGAACAATTAGAAAAGTAAAGATAAAACAAACTTGCTAGAAGTTTAAGTTTTATAGAAGCGCTGGGCTTTGTGTCCCGACAACACCAATCCTACGACTTAAAAACGGTTAGGCAAATTGCAGGACTTTGGGGTGCTTTGGGATCGAATCAATTTTCTTTGCATTGACTTGTCTACTAATCACCCTCATCTTGAATTTGAAGTTCTCCTTTAATAACTTCTGAGCACAAATGTGATCTTGAatggttttgacttttgatacAGGTAAATGGGCCATTTGGACAAATGACTTGGATTCGAGGTGGACCGTGTGGATGGTAGGAATATTACTAAACATTGACAACAGGATTTCCATGCTCAATTAGACTTTGGTTTCACTGTTTTCTTAAATGAGTGGGTAGTAACGAGAATGCTATGTTATGATTTCTCCTGTAATTGCATGTATTAAATGAATTGTGTTGAACATTAATGGCGGTTGGCGACGGTTTGTATAGTTTTCTATATGCCAGACACCATTCTGCAACATAGGGGAAGGCAAAAAATGATGAAACAGGCATGTGAATAGCATTTTCCTCCTGCTTTTGGCTTCAGTTAGTGTGACCTCTACGACACCCCTATCTTTTAAGTACCTCTTTGGTGCAAAGTTATCTATTCGAAGCTTGCTTTTGCTTATTGTGACGTGTTGTCCGAAGCTGTTGCCTTGAATTTGTTTTGATGGTTGCTCTCTGGAGGATCCTCTGCTAATCCCACCTGTGATGCATATGATGGGGCTTGCCTGCCTTTGATGCTTCATTCGGTGGCTTGAAGATGCTACCTATGCTGGAACCAATCAGTTGGGAATGAATATGAAGATGATTCCCTTTACTTTGTATGCTGAAAATCAATCAAATTCGGGATGTTTTGGTCTTTTTTGTTGCTATTGCTACTACAATATGATGTCAGTCCGATCTTCTTCCACTGCTActaccggcggtgtaaagaatttaatctctttcttATAAAGTCCTTGGTCCTTGCCACGCCATGAATGATAGTAAGGCGTTTAGCTAGGTCCATTTTTCGTATAGTTCTTGGCGTGCTATGAATGAAAGCATTCAAATGTACTTATCTAAGAAAACAAAGTAATGTGTTTAGCTTGGGCGCTCAAAAGTCCTATATAACTTGATCCAGGCTCTCTAATAccttattgaacctttttggctTACAAGGTAGGATGATAAATGTACTGCGCAAGTAAGACCAGGAATCGGAGGAATTTTTGTTACTGTGCCAAACATTAATTCTTTTAACAGGGCACCAAAACTTTTACATCGTGAAAAGACCCCGTTTTTTTACTCAGAAAATATTGTGCAAGCATGCCAAGACTACAAAAGACGTGGAATTCCAAGATTAGATGTGACATCAGAAATTCTATTGATTGCCTTTAACTTcgataaataaattacaaaatgtGATATTCGCGTAGACATTCTGTACGtacgtttttttttaatgttgcCCTATTAATTATGCTTCACTCGGTGGACTAATTAACGGTGTTCATAGTACTATTTATTTCGGGACTGTtagatttaaaatatatatattgtcatTAACGGATTGGAGAAGGTTTCATATGCAACTCATCTAGAAAGGGTGAGGGCAAGAAAGATGTTAAAGggacatttttgttttttgaattgttttgatTCTTCTATAGCCGCACAGCGCAAAGAAGATGTGGAAGTATTTGCATGGAAAATTGCATTTTTGGGGCTTAATGGTAGATTCACGTGGGGACATATTGTGGGAGAAATTTGTGGGGTTCCGACGAATTTGGCTCACTTCCTCTGAAATTGCGGTTCGAGTGAGAGTGGTTCCTAGCTTTGATCTAGCCTGCAAAAAGAAGCACAACTAGAAACCACACCGGAGGAGCTCCAGAATGGTCATCCGGTGTATGGATGAGAAGATGTATAAAGCAAGAAGGAAAGtactagggttttttttctgTGGAAGAAGAGCGTACCTCCTTTAGGGCTGCTATCAAGGGGTGTACTTATAGGGTTCTCCTTGCTTGCTCTTAAAGTATGCACATGCGACTTGCACGTGTCGGCTGACCTCAGCTGTGACATCACCGATAAGGCCTGATAACCGTTTTTGAGTGAATTGACATTTCTATGTGCACTCATAATTATTTCTTGGCATAATCGCTGAAGGTGACATCATATACATCACTGAGAGGTGAGCTAGAATCCTGCACGTGGGGGGAGAACGTTCCATCGAACGTGGACGAGCCTATAAGCTTGGCATCAGTGAAGCCCCCCGGAAGGAGGGTTGACActaggggtgttattcggtcggggtcggtcggttcggtccaaaaatgttgGAGACCGAATCGGTTCGGGGATGAAAATGCCAGGACCGATCCCGACCGTTCTTAAGTTCGGTCCaattcggttcggggtggattcgGTCCGGTCGGGAAATTCGGGGAATTCGGTCTGACCGAATTGGGCCTAGTTGGGccaaacataaaaatttgaaaatgggccaaacataaaaatttgaaagtgggccaattaaaaaaaacttgatagtGGGCCAGGAGAGTTTTCGGTCCAatacacttgtttttttttttatcaaacaccGATTCAAAATTTTGACAGTGGGCCACCTGTtgaggattttttattttttttagtgaaaaccTGTTGAGGGTTTgattctctccatttctctaaCATATACAAAgctcaattcaaaaaaaaaaagatatacatCACTACCAAATTTTCACTATCAATTCTCTACCAAATTTTCACCGATccaatacatatatacaccTGTTGAGGAATTTTTCACTACCAAATTTTTCACTATCAATTCTCTCCATTTCAATTGAAAACCTGCATTCCAGTAAGTGAtagcatccaaaaaaaaaagcaagtgatagcataaaaaaaaagtagttcaAGACTAGCAGTTCAAGCCTCCAACAGCTTCGGTCCGTTTGCGGTTAAGatttatgcaaattatataattatataaattatttatactcggttcggttcggtccattTCGGTTCGGTCcgtttcggttcggttcggttcggttcggtcttgttcggttcggttcggtccaatcGGTCTACAATTTcagaaaaccgagaccgaaccgaactaagttcggttcggttcggtccaccccgaacgGAAAAATCCCGCCAGCACCCCGACCGAAAACCGAACCGAATGAtcggttttttcggtttttttcggtccggtcggtTTTGTATCAGCCCTAGTTGACACGAAAGGAGACATTCTGTCCGAGCTCTGGCCGTGGCCGAACCTAAGAGTTCGGCTCCGGCAAGGATTAAAAGAGTCGGAGAATGTGATGTGAAAttgtttttcacaaaaaatgcaaaaccaaATAAGATTGCGTTGCAGGCGTGCCAGGACTAGATTGCAGTCCAATTTGAATATAAGATATACAAATACAGATTTCCAAGGGATTGATCTCTCTCAGTCCATCTCAACTATAATCTAAAAATTTCTTCCATTAATTGATTAAATACCAATTGCCATATGACAAATCCcagaaatttaaaataaaaaaaataaagacgaATTGGAAAAACCATGCGAGAACTCTGAACTGCACTGAATTtacaagaaattaaaataaacaaTGGAAAGAATAAAGAAATGAGCTGCCTTCTGTAATGCCTTGCAATGTACTAGCTGAAGGATCTCATCGCGATGATGATTCACCCAAGATTATTCAACGACGGCATTAGCACGGGCTTTTTCATACAAGCGATATATCAACGTAGTTTTTGACATATACGGCTCCCTTTCGAGGGCGGCGATGACATCCTTAATGGAGATGGAAGGATTCACTTTAGAGTGAGGCCTTGGTTCCTTGCAAATTTCCTACTCAACCCTACAGAGAAAACAAGGGATAAAATCAGAACTCGTGCAACAGATAAAATGCCGCCAAGCATATTATAGAGAAATATTACTGCGCTAAAAGCAACATCTGCATAATCCATTGAAACTACGAAAGTATCTAAGATTATTCATTAATGTAGCGGAAAAATTGCACAAAAATCTTCCATTTTCTAGCAGTTGATGTTAGCACTGCATCGCTTATTGGCATATTTTGTTGTACTAAGAAAAGTCCATTATACTCGTAGATGAATGAAAATGACGCCACCAATTGATTTTTCCCACCTTCATTTTTCTGCCCTAGatttagggctgcaaacgaaccgagccgccCGTGACTCGGCTCGCTAACGGCTCGTTTGAGCTCGGTTCATCAAGCTAATGAACAAGTTCGAGCCAACATTGtcagctcgtttcataaacgagtcgagctcgagccacttgatgctcggctcgttgagctcgcgagctgctaTATGCAACCCATACATGTACCGAACGAGCCATTCgagccaagccgagccgagccgagctcaagctttTGAATATATGTTCGAGCCGAGTTCGAGCCCACATATTTCAGCTCGATTCGAGCTTGAGCTGAGGAAAACTAAGGCGAGCTGAACTCGAGCAAGGCAaaactcggttcgtttgcagccctacctaGATTAGAGAAGCTTTTGTAAATAAGTAACTTAGAATGTAATCAACCCCACAAGTCTGCACCAAGAAGCAAGGTTCACATGCATCGCATTGGAGCCAACTGAAACGTTAACAGAAATAGACACTGACAAATAGATGCACGTATATATGCTCATTGGCACAGCTCAgtgtgattttgaaataaaggGTGCATGGTGTGCCCTTCGTatttcaagccaaaaaaaatatcataaatgaCCCCAAGATTTCATAACATATTTTGAActacaaaaatttgtaaaatagTGTCACAAAATTCGGAAAAGTAAGTCACAAAATTCGTAAATATGGAGCCATCTTTTTTTTACCTTTAGCAGTCTTTTTtaccacaaaaattcaaaaaagtaagCCCTGACATTTGTAAAAGTAAGCCACAAAATCGGTAAAAGTAAACATAAGAAATTGTAAAAATTCATTTGTATTTGACCACAAAAATCTCATTATAGGAGCCACAAATATTTGTAAAAATAAACTACCACAAACCTCATTTATCGGGCAcaaaattttgtaaaaagagCCAAAAAAATTCGTATAGTGCGTACAGTATACCAAAAACAGTGGTGCGTTTGGATATTTTTCAGAGTATACATCCTCAATATCCATGCTAGATAATTTCAACTAATTAATAACTTGATGTAGTTGCAGTTTACCATAACACAATCGTTTTTCTAATAACAAAAATGCAGATATACATTTTAATTATGCATTCACTTAATTTATTGATAAATCAGACAGATTAGACGAACTGCCATTCAAATAACAAAAATCGATAATCGATCAGTTccaattgtttatttttatccaaacccTCTTGTGATTATTAATATAGAAACCATTAGGTCTTGCCTCCCATTTGCAATGATCCTTGTCATCTTCATATGCACAATAGTTTACAAATATTCTAAGATCGTAAACAGCAAAACTTCTATCTTTGGAACCCCAGTAGAAATGACAAAAGTAGAGAGTGGTTAGAGCCCGGTTGAAAAACCAGACAAATTCTTGACCTTCATAGAGTGTGTGCATGCCAAAATCAGTATCTTTAGATTGGCAACGGACTCGCAGTGGCGACGGGTTATTCGGAACGCGAC
The sequence above is drawn from the Rhododendron vialii isolate Sample 1 chromosome 6a, ASM3025357v1 genome and encodes:
- the LOC131328346 gene encoding S-protein homolog 5-like; the protein is MSRPLFLLFVALTFHFVYARTYHEAIHIISRVPNNPSPLRVRCQSKDTDFGMHTLYEGQEFVWFFNRALTTLYFCHFYWGSKDRSFAVYDLRIFVNYCAYEDDKDHCKWEARPNVGSNAMHVNLASWCRLVGLITF